A window from Argopecten irradians isolate NY chromosome 3, Ai_NY, whole genome shotgun sequence encodes these proteins:
- the LOC138318368 gene encoding uncharacterized protein isoform X1 encodes MAGTCCATEGPSLQDFKESGEERVLQKILKLITNNPEIARFINLDIHNCNAEDGTSFDDAYITLRVTNENLRRNRTEFVNDYIERTECQVLELMDILETNVLKAFQTRGVDGLENFPQPICHSFLVLLTFLREMKNHESALRKLLYTLPKDVTKETLIRTGLAHHLFSRLVPNNKYEVDDDAKQLPNTCPCGCDGSIYRGDTSLGTKGTWHGRVDILVNDVIAITIEKEQTMTENEDEDTVEDEPQNKKQRKLEIDESCEMCVDVKGNRRHETVLLDVKVMNKILTKAITNGFAQVNANKSTFSHFLIPTFGATSDYVTVCLYDPEVDCLFHIDEELELWREKEIRRNLDPETIVIIWLFLNFTVLTKKNLVVPDINKSGFHKRLKKEDLKIYRETKAKANFFSHTPEARPWKKTTKKVMRPISPS; translated from the exons ATGGCGGGTACCTGTTGTGCTACTGAAGGCCCAAGCCTACAGGATTTCAAGGAGTCTGGGGAGGAAAGAGTGCTTCAAAAAATTCTTAAACTTATCACGAATAATCCCGAGATCGCTCGTTTTATTAACCTGGATATTCATAACTGCAATGCTGAAGATGGAACAAGTTTCGATGATGCATATATTACACTCAGAGTAACAAATGAAAACCTGAGAAGAAATAGAACAGAATTTGTCAATGATTACATTGAACGTACCGAATGTCAGGTGCTTGAATTGATGGATATTCTAGAAACGAACGTTCTGAAAGCATTTCAGACACGAGGAGTAGATGGTTTGGAAAACTTCCCCCAGCCTATTTGCCATTCATTCTTGGTGTTATTAACTTTTCTACGCG AGATGAAAAATCATGAAAGTGCTCTCAGGAAACTTCTTTATACTCTTCCAAAAGATGTAACGAAGGAGACACTGATAAGGACTGGATTGGCCCATCACCTGTTTTCCCGATTGGTACCAAATAACAAGTATGAGGTGGATGATGATGCAAAGCAGCTCCCAAACACATGTCCCTGTGGCTGTGATGGCAGTATTTATAGAGGTGATACCTCACTAG GAACAAAAGGAACTTGGCATGGCAGAGTGGATATCCTGGTGAACGATGTGATTGCTATTACAATCGAAAAAGAACAAACCATGACTGAAAATGAAGATGAAGATACAGTTGAAGACGAACCTCAgaataaaaaacaaagaaaattagAAATAGATGAAAGTTGTGAAATGTGTGTAGATGTTAAAGGCAACAGAAGACATGAAACTGTTCTACTGGATGTGAAGGTAATGAATAAAATCTTAACTAAAGCTATAACAAATGGCTTTGCTCAAGTTAACGCAAATAAGAGtacattttcacattttctcATTCCAACATTTGGAGCTACATCAGATTATGTTACTGTTTGTCTGTATGACCCTGAAGTGGACTGCTTATTTCACATTGATGAGGAACTCGAACTATGGCGAGAAAAGGAGATCAGACGTAATTTAGATCCTGAGACTATAGTTATCATTTGGCTTTTCTTAAATTTTACTGTGCTTACCAAGAAAAATCTGGTTGTACCAGACATTAATAAATCAGGATTTCACAAACGATTAAAGAAGGAAGATCTGAAAATTTACAGAGAGACCAAAGCAAAAGcaaattttttttcacatacGCCTGAAGCAAGACCATGGAAGAAAACCACAAAAAAGGTCATGCGTCCAATATCCCCATCATGA
- the LOC138318368 gene encoding uncharacterized protein isoform X2 codes for MAGTCCATEGPSLQDFKESGEERVLQKILKLITNNPEIARFINLDIHNCNAEDGTSFDDAYITLRVTNENLRRNRTEFVNDYIERTECQVLELMDILETNVLKAFQTRGVDGLENFPQPICHSFLVLLTFLRDVTKETLIRTGLAHHLFSRLVPNNKYEVDDDAKQLPNTCPCGCDGSIYRGDTSLGTKGTWHGRVDILVNDVIAITIEKEQTMTENEDEDTVEDEPQNKKQRKLEIDESCEMCVDVKGNRRHETVLLDVKVMNKILTKAITNGFAQVNANKSTFSHFLIPTFGATSDYVTVCLYDPEVDCLFHIDEELELWREKEIRRNLDPETIVIIWLFLNFTVLTKKNLVVPDINKSGFHKRLKKEDLKIYRETKAKANFFSHTPEARPWKKTTKKVMRPISPS; via the exons ATGGCGGGTACCTGTTGTGCTACTGAAGGCCCAAGCCTACAGGATTTCAAGGAGTCTGGGGAGGAAAGAGTGCTTCAAAAAATTCTTAAACTTATCACGAATAATCCCGAGATCGCTCGTTTTATTAACCTGGATATTCATAACTGCAATGCTGAAGATGGAACAAGTTTCGATGATGCATATATTACACTCAGAGTAACAAATGAAAACCTGAGAAGAAATAGAACAGAATTTGTCAATGATTACATTGAACGTACCGAATGTCAGGTGCTTGAATTGATGGATATTCTAGAAACGAACGTTCTGAAAGCATTTCAGACACGAGGAGTAGATGGTTTGGAAAACTTCCCCCAGCCTATTTGCCATTCATTCTTGGTGTTATTAACTTTTCTACGCG ATGTAACGAAGGAGACACTGATAAGGACTGGATTGGCCCATCACCTGTTTTCCCGATTGGTACCAAATAACAAGTATGAGGTGGATGATGATGCAAAGCAGCTCCCAAACACATGTCCCTGTGGCTGTGATGGCAGTATTTATAGAGGTGATACCTCACTAG GAACAAAAGGAACTTGGCATGGCAGAGTGGATATCCTGGTGAACGATGTGATTGCTATTACAATCGAAAAAGAACAAACCATGACTGAAAATGAAGATGAAGATACAGTTGAAGACGAACCTCAgaataaaaaacaaagaaaattagAAATAGATGAAAGTTGTGAAATGTGTGTAGATGTTAAAGGCAACAGAAGACATGAAACTGTTCTACTGGATGTGAAGGTAATGAATAAAATCTTAACTAAAGCTATAACAAATGGCTTTGCTCAAGTTAACGCAAATAAGAGtacattttcacattttctcATTCCAACATTTGGAGCTACATCAGATTATGTTACTGTTTGTCTGTATGACCCTGAAGTGGACTGCTTATTTCACATTGATGAGGAACTCGAACTATGGCGAGAAAAGGAGATCAGACGTAATTTAGATCCTGAGACTATAGTTATCATTTGGCTTTTCTTAAATTTTACTGTGCTTACCAAGAAAAATCTGGTTGTACCAGACATTAATAAATCAGGATTTCACAAACGATTAAAGAAGGAAGATCTGAAAATTTACAGAGAGACCAAAGCAAAAGcaaattttttttcacatacGCCTGAAGCAAGACCATGGAAGAAAACCACAAAAAAGGTCATGCGTCCAATATCCCCATCATGA